atgttgttcatgccatgttatcctgatgatcGCATGATAATTCttgcttaacctgtaattgccatgctgttgtttgtcttgaatgcttttggttattgtgagcttgcaagtacattcaatgtactgacctggcgtgtcatgccagtttgcaggtcatgccggatttgattgcttgcttgtcgtggtttccgttcgtgcgagctaggataaacgttcaagccagagtccctgcggagtggagttcaccaccgccgtcattgttccgctgctagaagttttttccgctgcttcgagttgttttgctgcttgcatagagcaactgaggatggcgtagtgtcgcctTGCCGAtattattcattgtaatatcggagaccttttATTCATATTCATGTAATAATAGAAAGCCGGTTTGTTCTATGCcgagcagtgccgtattccagaagacttctcctcgatctccgGGCTGGAATACAGGGTGTTCTGGTTTCTCTGAGCTGGGGTGCCAcaacaccctggccacgagggtggggggcgtgccccctatctcgtgggccccctggcaggcctccggtgcccatcttctgctatatgaagtctttcatcctggaaaaaataagaaggaagctttcgggatgaagcaccgccgtctcgaggcggaaccaatctagggctccggcggagctgttctccTGGGGAAatatccctccgggagggggaaatcatcaccatcgacatcaccatcgatcctctcatcgggagggggtcaatctccatcaacatcttcactagcaccatctgatctcaaaccctagttcatctcttttatccaatctttgtcccaaagcctcagattggtacctgtgggttgctagtagtgttgattactccttgtagttgatgctagttggtttatttggtggaagattatatgttcagattcTTAATGCATACTAATACccctatgattatgaacatgaatataatttgtgagtagttacgtttgttcctggggacatgggagaagtcttgctataagtagtcatgtgaatttggtattcgttcgatattttgatgagatgtatgttgtctctcctctagtggtgttatgtgaacgtcaactacatgacacttcaccattatttgggcctagaggaaggcattgggaagtaataagtagatgatgggttgctagagtgacagaagcttaaaccctagtttatgcgttgcttcgtaaggggctgatttggatccatatgtttcatgctatggttaggtttaccttaacacttcttttgtagttgcggatgcttgcaatagggttaatcataagtgggatgcttgtccaatgaagggcagtacccaagcaccggtccacccacataccaaattatccaattaacgaacgtgaatcatctgagcatgatgaaaactagcttgacgataattcccatgtgtcctcgggagcgctttcctttacataagagtttgtccaggcttgtcctttgctacaaaaaggattggtccacctttctgcaccttgtttactcttgttacttgttacccgttacaaattaccttatcacaaaactatctgttaccgataatttcagtgcttgcagagaataccttactgaaaactgcttgtcatttccttctgctcctcgttaggttcgacactcttacttatcaaaagtactacgatagatcccctatgcTTGTGTGTCATCAATGACATGCATTCATTAGCGCCTCCCCCCACCATtccttggagagacccgatgtgtctaacatggtgtTAACCATATCAGTTAGAGTTCGGTTCTTTCTTTTGGCTACCCGATTTGACTgaggtgagtagggaggcgtcctctcatggattataccatgttccgcacaaaacagatcaaattcattggaaaaatactctccatcacgatcggacctaagccgtttaatttttcgatcaagttggttctctgcctcagctttatagtttttgaagaaagttaaagcctcatcttttgatttcagaagatacacataacaatatctagtggagtcatcaatcaacgtcatgaagtatctctttccaccttttgtcaacacgccattcatctcacaaagatcagaatgtataagctctagtgccgccaagtctcttgcctctgcagtcttatgggacttgtgaggttgcttagcttgcacacatacTTGGCACTTGGAGCCTTTGACAATAGAGATTTTCCGAATTAAATTCATATTGGCTAGCCGcgtcatgcaaccaaagttaatgtGACAAAGTCGTGAATGCCAAATATCAGACTCATTATTGTGGTTAACATTATTAATAACTTTAGTGCAAATATCTGACAAAGACAGGTGGAACAAGCCTCCGCTCTCATAGCCTTTTCCAAAAAATTGTCCATACTTAGAAATTACAACTTTATTGGACTCGAAAACCAACTTAAAACCATCTCGACATAAACGGGAACCGCTAACGAGATTTTTATTGATGGACGGCACATGATGAACGTTCTTCAGACGCATGGTCTTTCCcaaagtaaacttcagatcgaccgtaccGACACCTCGAACGATGGCATGTGACCCGTTCCCCATCAACACGGGAGAAGTCcctgtgacctggtaagaagaaaacatTGAGGCATCAGCACAAACATGTACATTGGCACCGGTGTCAATTAACCAATCAGgagattgaaatactgaaaggaTGGTAGGAATAATACCGTACCCAGATTCCTTCATATGAGTAGCACCGATGACAACATTAGTGGACTTGCCGCTCTTCTCATGTTCGCGCACCTCAAAGCGGTTAGGACACTTCGTAGCCCGGTGATTAGGATCACTGCAGACATGGAAAGTCCCTTCCCCTtcttatgagaattcttcttgaagttggtagaatgtgacggCTTGTTCTTTGTATCAAACTTGCCTTTGCCCTGAGTTTTGTTCTTGTTATTTTTAAACTtgttgggctggaagttcttcttctgtaccatgtgggcactagaagctccctcagtaactcgagcacgtgtgtcctttgctctcgccttctcttcaacatcaagagtaccaatgagatccgcAACGGAAAACACATGTCTCTTGTGTTTCAAGGAACTAGTAAAATTGTTCCACGAAGGTagaagcttggcaatgatgcctccggcaacaaatttgtccggcaacacacgcttgaagtactcaagttcctttgcgagcgactgtatctcatgagcctgctgtacaacagagcgctcatcagtcatcttgtagtcatagaattgctccatgacatACAACTCGTTGCCGGCGTACGAggccccaaacttggcctcgagcgcagcccacatgtcCTTGCCGTTGTCAAACGACATATACGAATCCACAATGGAATCATCAAGAACACTCAGAAGGGCACCTTTAAAGAAAGTATCGATCTTCTCAAAAGCTTCCTGCTGTGCaggattaagatcgccctcaggcttgcccttagtggcgtcatagcagcCCATGGTctgaaacaagtagactgctctcGTGCGCCACCTCTTATATTGCACCCCCTTAAAGGCAGGCGGCTTCAGATGCGCGCAAAACCACTtggagtaaattgcctataatcaggtatttggattgttggaaatatgagcaaattactatgagatttaatccgaataaacaGATGATAAATCATGACGGCAATtgcagagattaaactaatcatgcgaactagcatagtagatgaacagatcacatctagggcacatactagaaacatgaattctaccacgatctcgaataggaaggatagaatcacatacggtgcagcgggagcagcaccgccggtgttgacgttgtcgcccatgtcATCGAGGATGAGGTTGCCGAGGTTGGGCAAGAAGTCGTCATTGgcgaagtcgtcgctgccagcagtcacgcgagtgcgctccccaaaaacctgatcgctcctctcccgtacaggatcacgagaggcggggttccggaggcctgctgtcccttcttgcggtgcacgccgaaaggagggatggagaagacttgcgTGGCGGCGCAATGATCTGGAACGGTGGTGCGAAACCATACGAAGTGGCGCGGCTAGGGTAGACGTCTGCCTGACTATATAGTGCGGGCCGGGTAGATCGTGGGAGTAAACCCCACGTCCGAGTCATTAGGATCCAAAAGAATTGGAAACAGTTCAGTAATTAATGcgtccgttaattattaattaatgactcattaattttttccgagcagcaaaaatatagacaacgtacatagctctgtcctcggctcggctcaatcccgcaacacgcggtgcgtcgtgacgaggcgtggtgtggcgaggaggaggagcgcgcgtgtaggtctcctcttctcatgctcatacaagtggtagaagagctcaccttataaagaggtgcaaGTCTCTCTCAACTTCcgtggtgggactaaactctaGTCTCACTCACTCCACACtccactcacatgtgtgcatgaatgggccgagagaatttcagaattttagttgggctttgggccaaaggcctactaaCAAAATTCCAACATAGATAGGAAAAGGGATATCATTTGGTACACATTATAGAATTTTTTTCGTTAAGTCTAGGCTAGTGTTTgttttcctttgaaatgtggagcaTCGAAACCAATCCTATGTATTCATAAGAATGCATTCCTATAAACCAAAGGGCTCTAAAggaaaaattcctataaatatcaTATCCTATAGAATTCCTATGAATTTCTTCCGAACCAAAGAAGGCCTAGATGTTTATATATAACTAGCAGAAGGCGCAGCTTGCCAATCCGAAAGTCCACAACAATGAGGGAAAAGAAAACATGGGTTTGAAAGCGAACTGATGGCTCCGTGTTTTTTTTTCTTATTTGACACTTTTAAACTTTTTCAATGCACTCCATAAATACCTTGAAACATATTGCTGGTTATTTAAACTGATTATGCCATGTCCTCGTAATTGGATGCACTGCATAAATTCCTTGAAACATCTTGCTAGTAGTTACTAGTCAAACTAATTAGGTTATGTATTGGTAAAAGCAACTAAGATGTGTGTAAGTTAATCAACACGCATCACGCTTCAAATGATCATATGTTAAATCAACATACTATTATAGATGGGTCTTGGGCCCATATAAGACAATAACTAAGACTCATTTAAATGCATGATAAGAGATGGAAAGTTTAGTACCATCTCATAAATTGAGGAGAGTTGAGACCCTACCACTTGTCACCGGGAGCTTTCAAAGAGGAGTGGTACACATGCGGTCCTCCTACACCACGCTGTGTTTCGTGAATGAGGCGATGAAACCAATAAAGCTCAGACCTATGCTTGCACTTTATTTTTGCGGGTCATAAATGATTAGTTAATATCGGATTAATTGAGTCGCTAATGGTAGGGTCTAAGCCTAGGGCCACAACTCCCTACCCCATAGTGTATATGTATTGACGACGTTGGCCAGTGCAGCCAACACACCTAATTTCTCCTCACACAACTCTAGCTGTCATCTAATGTTTCTTGCACTGTGCCGCTTCTGGCAATCCCATCCCATCGACCGAGTTCGGGAGAGCAGGCCTCCGGAACCTCGTCCGAAGGCACGGCTATAGATCAACTGAGATACtcttatgtgattagttcacttATGTACCTAGCTTGCGCTACGAGACCTAACATCGCGTTTTCTATGAGCAAACTAAGCCGGTTTGTCTCAAACCCGCGAGATGTGCATTGGCATGTTGTCAAAAGAGTTATGCGCTATCTGAAAGGTACTTTGAGCTTGAGACTTCACTATGCTGGATATCCGATGGTACTTGATGCGAACTAGACCATTGATGCTTATGAGATGAAAGCCAAAAGTGGATTTGTGTTCATACTTGATGGTGGGGTTGTTTCAAAGCGTGATGAACAACACATTTGTAACTATTTATTCCTTCAGATCGCAATGAAGAGCAGCGACCCTGCCTTTTCGTAAAAAAACATTATTACATATGAAATTTCATCCAACCCCATCTACCTCTAGTATGTCTATATACGAATTACTCACACATGATTGTGAGCATCATGAAATAGTTGATGGAGAAggattgatgatgatgatggcagTGAATCCTCTTTCTGATGCCACGAACGGACTCAGATTAAAGCTCTCAATGAAGAATATGAGGTGCGGCGGCTttgtatcgtaaaacgtgatgaaaacttctctctatTTCTTTCTGGCAGGAAGTGAATTTATAGCATCGGAATTAGGTCAAGAGGATGATCAGGGGAACGACATGGACACCAGGAGCGGCCTGGGGGTGATCGTGCCACCTGTTCATGTGGCCACTCCCTGGCCCCTCTTCGGTAGTTTTTGGCTCCTCTATATTTTATATTTTCCGTAACAATTTTAAAATAATCTCGTCTAATTCCAAGAACTTTTACTTTTGTACAAAAATAATGTAATGGTAGTTCTATTGAAAAATGTCAGTCGGGTttgtttcattcaaatcatgcaaattagaagccaaaacaagagcaaaagtgcttggaaaagtagatacgttggagacatatcaccaCGACAATAGCAAATCTGATAATGGTGTGTCTATATGTGCTCTCAGGCATCTAGAGGTACTCGTCCAACGAATCTACAACCGTGCCATATCTAAGCATTCGCAATGCATACACTTCTGGTAACCAAAGAATCAAATTCTTcctaacactactagggaaacccctagtagtagcgcttgttttatagctagcagtagcgcttgtacgagcgctaccactaaggcgctacagctaactactagctaactagtagcagtagcgcttttgtTGGGAAAGCGCTACTGATAgtagtaagtagcagtagcgtttCTTCTGAAAAGTGTTGCTGCTAACTTTTCATGTACTTTTAGAAATACAGCTTATTTCGTTGTGATTTTATATACAGTACTttcatcatatgattttatgaccatgattagttattacatataacagtgggtgaaatgaacgtggagtagattcaagtgggggcaacatgtggtgcatgtcaaaagtactactaatccaaacttgatctagtttggattagtagtactttcgatgtgcaccacatgttgcctccacttgaatctaatccatgttcatttcacctactgatatatataataactcatcatgctcatataacaacttagcatcatgcatcatcgatcataataataaataactcatccttggtatcataataacaagtcatactcatcatcatcgaTCATATAATTTCTACTCGATAccataataacaagtcatactcatcatcatcatagtcatctaaccaatcctacttatttgttcttagcacatgatcaagAGTCTTAGCTAGGACCTACTaccttctcttaggtaaaatagcataaaacaagataggccatgactctccattatggtgaatggagattatcctgtctccaattcttgccttttgcgcaatgttgcttccaagtaccTCCCTACGGCTGACCATacatttttccattctttgattgtcatgtctTCACCGGTTTTAGAATGTTGTTGCCGGAGCCTCGCCTTCCCTCTCTCAGgagccctctctctctctgccacTCAGCTCTGGCACAAACCAAAGACGaaacgaggaggaagaaggaagaacaGACACAGATATTGCCGATGCACGAACACCACCGCCGCTCGAACGGCGTATTTTCCTTGAGCACGAACTCAACTCTCCAGCCTGTTACAATGATAGCCGCACGGGCTTTATACCGGAGCCGGCACTAGGGCACGAACCCATGCCTCCCACTCCCCTGCGCCCGCGATCCGCACGCTCCGCTCGTGCCCATGACGCGCTCCGACGCGAACGACACACAGCGAGCTCCAACCGATCGCCCGTGATCTTCCCGTGCGACTCGCCAACAGACtacgcacgcatgcacacacgTCGGACCCAAGTCAGACTATGGCCAGACTATCTACATGTCACACACTACCCAGACTATGGCCAGACAATGGCTCGACGCGGCCACGGACCGCACCCAACGCGACCACCGCACGCACGCGCGCGCACGCCGCGTTCTGGGCTCGCCGTGGCTTATTGCCCTACACTTCTCCCCCTAAGCCACCGCTCAGAGGAGTCCGCCATCCTTGACGCCGACGTCCGCCAACATTGCATGCTCGCCGCCGGTGCCCTCCGCAGCTTGGGGCATTCCCTCTTGAAGTGGCCGCGCTCGCCGCAGCCGTAGCAGCGACCGCGCCGGTTGCCGCCATTGCCCGACGCCACGCTCCGGCCGTCGTCGTCGTCCCGAGCTCCGCCGTCCCGACGCTCCCGCGCTGCCCACTGCGCCGCCGTCATGAGAAGCTGCTCCccgccgcgctcgccgccgtcTTGTCCACGGCGCCGAACACGCTCGTCGAACGCGCGTAGCCGCCCGAGCGCCTCGTCGAACGCCATCGTCGTCACGTCGTGGAACTGCTCGATGCCCGCGACGACGGGGAAGAGGCGATCCGGCACCGTATCCAGCAACTTCTTGACGAGCGCCGCGTCGCCCAGCGTCTCCCCGAGGTTGGCATacctcgccgccatcgccgcgaGCCTCCCGCCATACACGTCGAGCTCCTTGTCGTCCGCCATATTTAGGCTGTCGAATTCGCCGCGCGGCGTCGCCAGCCTCGCCGCGCAGACCCGATCGGCGCCGACAAACCTCACCTTCAAGGAGTCCCATACCTCCCTTGCGGTGAGCTTCGTCGACACCTGCAGCAACACGTCTTCCGGTAGCGCTCCGAGCAGCAACGCGCGCGCCATCTTGTCCTTTCGCGCGTTCGCCGCCGCATCTCCCGGCGCCACCGCCTCCCACACGGTGTGCACGTCGAGGATGGCCTGCGCCTTTATCGCCCAGACGGTGTAGTTGTCCACCGTGAGCATCGGCATCGCCATCGACGCCGATCCGCCCGCGCCTCCGCCATGAGGGACGAGCGCCATGGTCGCCGGTGATCGCCCGAACCGAAGCTCTGTATACCAAATGTTGTTGCCAGAGCCTCGCCTTCCCTCTCTCAGGAGCCCTCTCTCTCTGCCACTCAGCTCTGGCACAAACCAAAGAAGAAacaaggaggaagaaggaagaacaGACATAGATATTGCCGGTGCACGAACACCACCGCCACTCGAACGGCTTATTTTCCTTGAGCACGAACTCAACT
The sequence above is a segment of the Aegilops tauschii subsp. strangulata cultivar AL8/78 chromosome 6, Aet v6.0, whole genome shotgun sequence genome. Coding sequences within it:
- the LOC141026266 gene encoding uncharacterized protein, yielding MALVPHGGGAGGSASMAMPMLTVDNYTVWAIKAQAILDVHTVWEAVAPGDAAANARKDKMARALLLGALPEDVLLQVSTKLTAREVWDSLKVRFVGADRVCAARLATPRGEFDSLNMADDKELDVYGGRLAAMAARYANLGETLGDAALVKKLLDTVPDRLFPVVAGIEQFHDVTTMAFDEALGRLRAFDERVRRRGQDGGERGGEQLLMTAAQWAARERRDGGARDDDDGRSVASGNGGNRRGRCYGCGERGHFKRECPKLRRAPAASMQCWRTSASRMADSSERWLRGRSVGQ